A single Symbiobacterium thermophilum IAM 14863 DNA region contains:
- the flhF gene encoding flagellar biosynthesis protein FlhF, which produces MMQVKKYMAPTYAEALILAKNELGTDAVIVDSRKVRVGGIFGLFGRVMTELTVAADQRPQPYRGARPAARPRGATAPSGAPASAQPAPTVPQGISADAAPAVVHGGPAPAAAAVPQGVSAAAPVAPQGVSAAAVPQPVAGAAASASPASGPAPAPEPAAAPAAAVWPALSDAVPASPLSGIPLPGSPASAALAPGSADLAGLRREMADLRQAVTRLVEARPDPAALLELKGYARKVYERLLDAGVAEGLALAISRKVGTHATKGRALLRAELNQLMGPGAPIQAEAGRRRVVALIGPTGVGKTTTLAKLAAHFALERGLKVGLITADTFRIAAVDQLRTYADILAIPLYTVERPTDVHQALAHNADADLVLMDTGGRSHKDEERMAELQELLAEAQPDEVHLVVSLNTNPRDVRRMLERYLPLGVNRFIFTKADETSAPGLMLNIRAQWDLPISYVTDGQSVPDDLRPADSVDYSKLFMGA; this is translated from the coding sequence ATGATGCAGGTGAAGAAGTACATGGCCCCCACGTACGCGGAGGCCCTGATTCTGGCAAAGAACGAACTCGGCACCGACGCCGTCATCGTCGACAGCCGCAAGGTGCGGGTGGGCGGCATTTTCGGCCTCTTCGGCCGCGTGATGACCGAACTCACCGTCGCGGCCGATCAGCGGCCGCAGCCTTACCGGGGCGCGCGCCCGGCGGCACGCCCGCGCGGCGCAACCGCACCGTCCGGGGCGCCGGCTTCCGCGCAGCCCGCGCCCACGGTGCCGCAGGGGATCTCTGCTGATGCGGCGCCTGCGGTGGTGCACGGGGGCCCTGCTCCTGCGGCTGCTGCGGTGCCGCAGGGGGTCTCTGCTGCTGCGCCTGTGGCGCCGCAGGGGGTCTCTGCCGCTGCTGTTCCGCAGCCTGTCGCCGGCGCAGCCGCTTCTGCGAGCCCGGCCTCCGGCCCCGCGCCCGCGCCGGAACCGGCAGCGGCTCCGGCGGCAGCCGTCTGGCCGGCGCTGTCGGATGCCGTCCCGGCGTCGCCTCTCTCCGGCATCCCGCTGCCCGGCAGCCCCGCCTCTGCGGCCCTGGCCCCCGGCAGCGCGGATCTGGCCGGCCTGCGCCGGGAGATGGCCGACCTGCGGCAGGCGGTGACCCGGCTGGTGGAGGCCCGGCCTGACCCCGCCGCTCTGCTGGAGCTGAAGGGCTACGCCCGCAAGGTCTACGAGCGGCTGCTGGACGCCGGCGTGGCGGAAGGGCTGGCCCTGGCGATCAGCCGGAAGGTCGGCACCCACGCGACGAAGGGCAGGGCCCTTCTCCGGGCGGAGCTGAACCAGCTCATGGGCCCCGGCGCGCCGATCCAGGCGGAGGCCGGCCGCCGGAGGGTGGTTGCGCTCATCGGCCCCACCGGCGTGGGCAAGACCACGACGCTGGCCAAGCTGGCCGCGCACTTTGCCCTGGAGCGCGGGCTGAAGGTGGGGCTCATCACCGCCGACACCTTCCGCATCGCCGCCGTGGATCAGCTGCGCACGTACGCGGACATCCTGGCCATTCCCCTCTACACCGTGGAACGGCCGACCGACGTCCACCAGGCTCTGGCCCACAATGCGGACGCCGATCTGGTGCTCATGGACACCGGCGGCCGGAGCCACAAGGACGAAGAGCGCATGGCGGAGCTGCAGGAACTTCTGGCGGAGGCGCAGCCCGACGAGGTGCACCTGGTGGTCTCCCTGAATACCAACCCGCGGGACGTCCGCCGCATGCTGGAGCGCTACCTGCCGCTGGGCGTCAACCGCTTCATCTTCACCAAGGCCGACGAGACCTCTGCCCCCGGACTGATGCTGAACATCCGGGCACAGTGGGACCTGCCGATCTCCTACGTGACCGACGGTCAGTCCGTGCCCGACGATCTGAGGCCCGCAGACAGCGTCGACTACTCCAAACTCTTCATGGGGGCGTAG
- the flhA gene encoding flagellar biosynthesis protein FlhA produces MTNPSGAPSIRVSDVAVAGAMVAMVTLLIVPLPEFLVDLLLTFNIAAAVVIVLVSIFTGEVLQFSSLPTLLLITTLFRITLNISTTRLLLTTGEAGEVIRRFGQYVIGGNTVVGLIVFLILIIVQFIVITKGAERVSEVAARFTLDAMPGKQMSIDADLNAGLITEAEARARRRQIEREADFYGAMDGATKFIKGDAIAGLLIVFINLLGGFIVGMLQHGMTFAEAWGHFSLRTVGDGLVTQIPALLISTAAGIVVTRAADESSLGIELTRQLGGDPKLLMLAGGLMMVLGVIPGLPTVPFFVIGGLILGIGAVSSRYQRARIAAEVPEPEPLPITNDVVPESWVQLTPVDPLEVELGYALVPMAEPGRGGDLLDRVVAVRKQVAANLGLLLPYIRVRDNLALGPYQYVIKLRGIEVGSYELQPDRYLAMDPGGLEETVPGQPTVEPAFGLQALWISPADKQRAELIGYTVVDPASVLVAHLTEVIKENAHQLLGRQEVKGMVDMVRETHPALVEELTPRLLSLGEIQKVLQNLLAEGVPIRDLVLIFEALADWAPVTKDPEQLTEKVRVALGRTIVHHFELGPVVKAITLAPDVEQRLSAAAEKRGPGPGLDPQLAQAVINGIAREAQAMAQAGHTPVLVCSPALRPVIRRIAQHTYPRLIVLSYAELDPRLEIESVGVIRA; encoded by the coding sequence GTGACCAACCCGAGCGGCGCTCCGTCGATCCGGGTCTCCGACGTCGCCGTGGCCGGCGCCATGGTGGCCATGGTCACCCTGCTCATCGTGCCCCTGCCTGAGTTTCTGGTCGACCTGCTGCTCACGTTCAACATCGCGGCCGCGGTGGTGATCGTGCTGGTCTCCATCTTCACCGGCGAGGTCCTGCAGTTCTCGTCGCTGCCGACCCTGCTGCTGATCACCACGCTGTTCCGCATCACCCTCAACATCTCCACCACCCGCCTGCTGCTCACCACCGGCGAGGCGGGCGAGGTCATCCGCCGGTTCGGCCAGTACGTCATCGGCGGCAACACGGTGGTCGGACTCATCGTCTTCCTCATCCTCATCATCGTCCAGTTCATCGTGATCACCAAGGGCGCCGAGCGCGTCTCCGAAGTCGCGGCCCGCTTCACGCTGGACGCCATGCCCGGCAAGCAGATGTCCATCGACGCGGACCTGAACGCCGGCCTCATCACCGAGGCCGAGGCCCGGGCCCGGCGTCGGCAGATCGAGCGGGAGGCCGACTTCTACGGCGCGATGGACGGCGCCACCAAGTTCATCAAGGGCGACGCCATCGCCGGCCTGCTCATCGTCTTCATCAACCTGCTGGGCGGCTTCATCGTCGGCATGCTCCAGCACGGCATGACGTTTGCCGAGGCCTGGGGCCACTTCTCGCTGCGCACCGTGGGCGACGGCCTGGTGACCCAGATTCCGGCCCTCCTGATCTCCACCGCCGCCGGCATCGTGGTGACCCGGGCGGCCGACGAGTCCAGCCTCGGCATCGAGCTCACCCGGCAGCTGGGCGGCGACCCGAAGCTGCTCATGCTGGCCGGCGGCCTCATGATGGTCCTGGGCGTCATCCCCGGGCTGCCCACGGTGCCCTTTTTCGTCATCGGCGGCCTGATTCTGGGCATCGGGGCCGTCAGCTCCCGGTACCAGCGGGCCAGGATTGCGGCCGAGGTGCCCGAGCCCGAGCCGCTGCCCATCACCAACGACGTGGTGCCCGAAAGCTGGGTGCAGCTCACCCCGGTGGATCCGCTGGAGGTGGAGCTGGGCTATGCCCTGGTGCCCATGGCCGAGCCCGGCCGGGGCGGCGACCTGCTGGACCGGGTGGTGGCCGTGCGCAAGCAGGTGGCCGCCAACCTGGGGCTGCTCCTGCCCTACATCCGGGTGCGGGACAACCTCGCCCTCGGCCCGTACCAGTACGTCATCAAGCTGCGGGGCATCGAGGTGGGCTCCTACGAGCTGCAGCCGGACCGCTACCTGGCCATGGATCCCGGCGGCCTGGAGGAGACGGTGCCCGGCCAGCCCACCGTGGAGCCGGCCTTCGGACTGCAGGCGCTCTGGATCTCGCCGGCGGACAAGCAGCGGGCGGAGCTGATCGGCTACACCGTGGTCGACCCGGCCTCGGTGCTGGTGGCGCACCTCACCGAGGTGATCAAGGAGAACGCGCACCAGCTGCTGGGCCGGCAGGAGGTCAAGGGCATGGTGGACATGGTCCGGGAGACCCACCCGGCCCTGGTGGAGGAGCTCACCCCGCGGCTGCTCTCCCTGGGCGAGATCCAGAAGGTGCTCCAGAACCTGCTGGCCGAGGGCGTGCCCATCCGGGACCTGGTGCTCATCTTCGAGGCCCTGGCCGATTGGGCGCCGGTGACCAAGGACCCCGAGCAGCTCACCGAGAAGGTGCGGGTGGCCCTGGGGCGCACCATCGTCCACCACTTCGAGCTGGGGCCGGTGGTCAAGGCCATCACCCTCGCGCCGGACGTGGAGCAGCGGCTCTCGGCCGCCGCCGAGAAGCGGGGTCCCGGACCCGGCCTGGACCCGCAGCTCGCGCAGGCCGTCATCAACGGCATCGCGCGGGAGGCGCAGGCGATGGCTCAGGCGGGCCACACCCCCGTGCTGGTCTGCTCGCCTGCCCTGCGGCCGGTGATCCGGCGCATCGCCCAGCACACCTATCCGCGGCTGATCGTGCTCTCGTACGCGGAGCTTGATCCCAGGCTTGAGATCGAGTCGGTGGGGGTGATCCGTGCATGA
- the flhB gene encoding flagellar biosynthesis protein FlhB, whose amino-acid sequence MDLQLFAERTEEPTPRRLQKAREEGRVARSTDLVAGLGLVAATLALRGLGGYSVQQVTGGMVGAFETLRPLELTPETTAAVMQDWALIGLRAVLPIALVVVAIGVVAGTLQTRFIFTLRALVPRFATLNPITGLTRIFSLRTVTELVKGLIKLAAIGYIAYRSVRGLVPQFPNLIAQTVPAGLSAIADMVLDVMLAVGLAYLVVGVLDYGYQYWEFRRSMRMTKQEVKQEHREQEGAPELKSRQRQRMRELAMRRRALKEVPGADVVVTNPTHFAVALKYEAAKDEAPRVVAKGADLLALEIQKIARAHDVPLVENRTLARGLYYDVEVGRLIPPEYYQAVAEVLAFVYNLRRQSRQAGQE is encoded by the coding sequence GTGGACCTGCAGCTCTTTGCGGAGCGCACCGAGGAGCCAACGCCACGAAGGCTCCAGAAGGCCCGTGAGGAGGGCCGCGTCGCCCGGTCCACCGACCTGGTGGCCGGCCTGGGGCTGGTGGCAGCCACGCTGGCCCTGCGGGGCCTGGGCGGCTACAGCGTGCAGCAGGTGACCGGCGGCATGGTCGGCGCCTTCGAGACGCTCCGGCCGCTGGAGCTCACCCCCGAGACCACGGCGGCGGTCATGCAGGACTGGGCCCTGATCGGCCTGCGCGCGGTGCTGCCCATCGCCCTGGTGGTGGTGGCCATCGGCGTCGTCGCCGGCACCCTGCAGACCCGTTTCATCTTCACCCTCCGGGCCCTGGTCCCCCGGTTTGCCACGCTCAACCCCATCACCGGCCTCACCCGCATCTTCTCCCTCCGCACGGTGACCGAGCTGGTCAAGGGCCTGATCAAGCTGGCGGCCATCGGCTACATCGCCTACCGGAGCGTGCGGGGCCTGGTGCCGCAGTTTCCCAACCTCATCGCCCAGACCGTCCCGGCGGGGCTCAGCGCCATCGCCGATATGGTGCTCGACGTCATGCTGGCCGTGGGTCTGGCCTACCTGGTCGTCGGCGTGCTCGACTACGGCTACCAGTACTGGGAGTTCCGGCGGTCGATGCGCATGACGAAGCAGGAGGTCAAGCAGGAGCACCGGGAGCAGGAGGGCGCCCCGGAACTGAAGTCCCGGCAGCGGCAGCGCATGCGGGAGCTGGCCATGCGCCGCCGGGCCCTCAAGGAAGTGCCCGGGGCCGATGTCGTCGTCACCAACCCGACCCACTTCGCCGTCGCCCTGAAGTACGAGGCGGCCAAGGACGAGGCGCCCCGGGTGGTCGCCAAGGGCGCCGACCTGCTGGCGCTGGAGATCCAGAAGATCGCCCGGGCCCACGACGTGCCCCTGGTGGAGAACCGGACCCTGGCCCGGGGCCTCTACTACGACGTCGAGGTCGGGCGTCTCATTCCCCCCGAATACTACCAGGCCGTGGCCGAGGTGCTCGCCTTCGTCTACAACCTGCGGCGGCAGAGCCGGCAGGCCGGTCAGGAATAA
- a CDS encoding flagellar biosynthetic protein FliR produces MEQLYAQLAALLLGASRAMGVFTAAPVFSTRFVPFQVRVALSFVLGFFLMPAIEVAPGRTEGVHLLTAALVEMVVGLVIGFLCLMVISVLQIAGALMDLEMGFALAGLFDPITGQGATVLGNLFQTTALVFFIALDGHHWLIRAFAQSYALVPAGGPVEGTASGLYVARLFGDLLALAVQLVLPFVAVMLLTMVAFAVLNRAVAQLNIFAIGLGTKTFVGLLLLVLLLPFYGRPLTALFEAGFREALRILELMRAVPGG; encoded by the coding sequence ATGGAACAGCTCTACGCGCAGCTCGCCGCCCTCCTGCTGGGCGCTTCCCGGGCCATGGGCGTCTTCACCGCAGCGCCCGTCTTCTCCACCCGGTTCGTGCCGTTTCAGGTGCGGGTGGCCCTGAGCTTCGTGCTGGGATTCTTCCTCATGCCGGCCATCGAAGTGGCCCCCGGGCGGACGGAGGGGGTGCACCTGCTCACTGCCGCCCTGGTGGAGATGGTGGTAGGCCTGGTCATCGGGTTCCTGTGCCTGATGGTGATCAGCGTGCTGCAGATCGCCGGCGCGCTGATGGACCTGGAGATGGGCTTTGCGCTGGCGGGCCTGTTCGACCCGATCACCGGCCAGGGCGCCACGGTGCTGGGCAACCTGTTTCAGACCACGGCCCTGGTGTTCTTCATCGCCCTCGACGGCCACCACTGGCTGATCCGGGCGTTTGCGCAGAGCTACGCCCTGGTGCCGGCAGGCGGGCCGGTGGAGGGCACCGCCAGCGGTCTCTACGTCGCCCGGCTCTTCGGCGACCTGCTGGCGCTGGCTGTGCAGCTCGTCCTGCCCTTTGTGGCGGTCATGCTGCTCACCATGGTGGCGTTCGCGGTGCTGAACCGGGCCGTGGCGCAGCTCAACATCTTCGCCATCGGTCTGGGCACCAAGACCTTCGTAGGGCTTCTGCTCCTGGTGCTGCTGCTGCCGTTCTACGGGCGGCCGCTCACGGCCCTGTTCGAGGCCGGCTTCCGGGAGGCCCTGCGGATACTCGAGCTCATGCGGGCCGTGCCGGGGGGGTAA
- the fliQ gene encoding flagellar biosynthesis protein FliQ has product MTPEFALDLAQEAVRVALYVAAPVIGLSLLVGLIISLFQATTQVHEPSLQFVPKILAAVAGLVVFGPWMLTTLMDFARRVMDLLPRMVR; this is encoded by the coding sequence GTGACTCCGGAATTCGCCCTGGATCTTGCACAGGAAGCGGTGCGGGTTGCGCTTTACGTGGCGGCGCCCGTCATCGGACTCAGCCTCCTGGTGGGCCTCATCATCTCGCTGTTCCAGGCGACCACCCAGGTGCACGAGCCGTCGCTGCAGTTTGTGCCCAAGATTCTCGCGGCGGTGGCGGGTCTGGTCGTGTTCGGGCCCTGGATGCTCACCACCCTCATGGATTTCGCCCGGCGCGTGATGGACCTGCTGCCCCGGATGGTGCGCTGA
- the fliP gene encoding flagellar type III secretion system pore protein FliP (The bacterial flagellar biogenesis protein FliP forms a type III secretion system (T3SS)-type pore required for flagellar assembly.), whose amino-acid sequence MRSARILRPLLLTAALLALAAPAALAQPLEIPTFDFIRPAETPQEGLQTMQLLLLLTVLTLAPAIIILCTSFTRIIVVFGFIRTALGLQQTPPNQVLIGLALFLTAAVMMPTFSEINQTAVQPYLAGEIDQVEAIERGALPLKAFMLRQTREADLGLMLEVSGQPAPEGPEDVSFLTVVPAFALSELKTAFTMGFLIYLPFIIIDLITASLMMSLGMMMVPPTLISLPFKVLLFVLVDGWHLVVESLVRSFTG is encoded by the coding sequence ATGCGTAGCGCACGGATCCTGCGCCCGCTGCTGCTCACCGCGGCTCTCCTGGCGCTGGCGGCGCCGGCCGCGCTGGCCCAGCCGCTGGAGATTCCCACCTTCGACTTCATCCGGCCCGCGGAGACGCCCCAGGAGGGGCTGCAGACGATGCAGCTGCTCCTCCTGCTCACGGTGCTCACGCTGGCTCCGGCCATCATCATCCTCTGCACCTCCTTCACGCGCATCATCGTCGTGTTCGGCTTCATCCGCACGGCGCTGGGGCTGCAGCAGACGCCGCCGAACCAGGTGCTCATCGGCCTTGCGCTGTTCCTCACCGCCGCGGTGATGATGCCGACCTTCAGCGAGATCAACCAGACCGCCGTGCAGCCCTACCTGGCCGGGGAGATCGACCAGGTGGAGGCCATCGAGCGGGGGGCGCTGCCGCTGAAGGCCTTCATGCTCCGGCAGACCCGTGAGGCCGACCTCGGCCTGATGCTGGAGGTGAGCGGTCAGCCGGCGCCGGAAGGGCCCGAGGACGTCAGCTTCCTCACCGTGGTGCCCGCGTTCGCCCTCAGCGAACTCAAGACCGCGTTCACCATGGGCTTTCTGATCTACCTGCCCTTCATCATCATCGACCTCATCACCGCCAGCCTCATGATGTCCCTGGGCATGATGATGGTGCCGCCGACCCTGATCTCGCTGCCCTTCAAGGTGCTGCTCTTCGTGCTGGTCGACGGCTGGCACCTCGTGGTGGAGTCGCTGGTCCGAAGTTTCACGGGATAA
- a CDS encoding FliO/MopB family protein, which yields MTGTETPVQAWPGGGSGSLLLFLFSALLVIALAFVTVRWLARWQFHIARGRRMRVLEGLAVGRDRYLLLVQVGQEILLLGSAEGSIRLIHRIDDPELAAEWLAESPPEQGSRPTSFAGVEGAVRANLERMRELLARKGGGPHA from the coding sequence ATGACCGGCACCGAGACCCCGGTCCAGGCCTGGCCCGGCGGCGGCTCGGGCAGTCTGCTGCTCTTCCTGTTCAGCGCGCTCCTGGTCATCGCGCTGGCCTTCGTCACCGTGCGCTGGCTGGCCCGGTGGCAGTTTCACATCGCCCGGGGCCGGCGGATGCGGGTGCTGGAGGGGCTGGCCGTGGGCCGCGACCGGTACCTGCTGCTGGTGCAGGTGGGGCAGGAGATCCTGCTCTTGGGCTCCGCTGAGGGCTCCATCCGGCTCATCCACCGCATCGACGACCCGGAGCTGGCGGCGGAGTGGCTGGCGGAGTCTCCGCCCGAGCAGGGGTCCCGCCCCACCAGCTTCGCGGGTGTGGAGGGCGCGGTGCGGGCCAACCTGGAGCGCATGCGTGAGCTTCTCGCGCGGAAGGGAGGGGGGCCGCATGCGTAG
- the fliN gene encoding flagellar motor switch protein FliN, translated as MAKHGLTQEEIAALFAQARQGEQKPEAAAFPDLNPEGSAQGDPSPLGLLADVELELTVELGQSRRSLREILAMGPGSVLELDKHAGEAVDLLVNGQLVARGEVVVIGENYGIRITELINPEGSAGR; from the coding sequence ATGGCCAAGCACGGACTGACCCAGGAAGAGATCGCCGCCCTCTTCGCCCAGGCACGGCAGGGTGAGCAGAAGCCGGAGGCGGCCGCCTTTCCCGACCTGAACCCGGAGGGGTCGGCCCAGGGGGACCCGTCGCCGCTGGGGCTGCTCGCCGACGTGGAACTGGAACTGACGGTGGAGCTCGGCCAGAGCCGGCGGAGCCTCAGGGAGATCCTGGCGATGGGCCCGGGCTCGGTCCTGGAGCTGGACAAGCACGCGGGTGAGGCGGTGGATCTCCTGGTCAACGGTCAGCTGGTGGCCCGCGGGGAGGTCGTGGTGATCGGCGAGAACTATGGCATCCGCATCACCGAGCTGATCAACCCCGAGGGGAGCGCCGGCCGATGA
- a CDS encoding flagellar basal body-associated FliL family protein, producing MNRGLITALVAAVVILAVGVAGLAAYVIFILPQSGGLVAAGGGGGTAVVAGEPVLEAAYYELDEFVTNLADKDRLRYIKFSVALGLRSDNSEQIARDAAPQVRDVVLSQVRELTAADLSGADGKERLAQAIKNGLDGLLPGHVTRVYVTDMVIQ from the coding sequence ATGAACCGAGGGCTGATTACAGCGCTCGTCGCCGCCGTGGTCATCCTCGCGGTCGGCGTGGCCGGCCTCGCCGCCTACGTGATCTTCATCCTGCCGCAGAGCGGCGGTCTCGTGGCCGCCGGCGGGGGCGGGGGCACGGCCGTCGTGGCCGGCGAGCCGGTGCTGGAAGCGGCGTACTACGAGCTCGACGAGTTTGTGACCAACCTCGCGGACAAGGACCGGCTTCGCTACATCAAGTTCAGCGTGGCCCTGGGGCTGCGCAGCGACAACTCCGAGCAGATCGCCCGGGACGCCGCCCCGCAGGTGCGGGACGTGGTCCTGAGCCAGGTCCGTGAGCTGACCGCGGCCGACCTGAGCGGCGCCGACGGCAAGGAGCGGCTGGCCCAGGCGATCAAGAACGGGCTCGACGGCCTCCTGCCCGGCCACGTGACCCGGGTCTACGTGACCGACATGGTGATCCAGTAG
- a CDS encoding flagellar hook protein FlgE: MRSLYSGVSGIRSHQTRMDVIGNNIANVNTTGFKASRVTFTDVFNQTLSSGSALTNPQQIGLGVAVGSTDLITDEGAFQMTGRAFDLAISGAGLFVLKGANDEILYSRAGMFDWNPDGILINPALGMKVQGWMAVDGVIGRTDRATMQDIQIVRGTVSLPQATTKVTFKGNLDAAAEEDSTYETIINAYDSLGRDIPITLRFTKGDGNTWTVQYWDPETEGWSEEHTLDFGSDGRILGPQGPNDDDPRLWTITITDPNDQADDLEITLDFRKITQAYDASGSGGTARSTVELDTRDGRPMGSLEAVYVNELGEIIGRYTNGDSQLLAQIALAHFNNMAGLIKEGNSTFAESPASGVPQIGTAGTGGRGTLVPGNLEGSNVDLAGQFTEMILTQRGYQASARVVSTADDMLQEIINLKR, encoded by the coding sequence ATGCGTTCGCTGTATTCCGGCGTTTCGGGTATCCGCAGCCACCAGACGCGGATGGACGTGATCGGCAACAACATCGCCAACGTCAACACGACCGGCTTCAAGGCCAGCCGGGTCACCTTCACCGATGTGTTCAACCAGACGCTCTCCTCGGGTTCGGCCCTGACCAACCCGCAGCAGATCGGCCTGGGCGTGGCCGTGGGCTCCACGGACCTCATCACCGACGAGGGCGCCTTCCAGATGACCGGCCGGGCGTTTGACCTGGCGATTTCCGGCGCCGGCCTCTTCGTGCTGAAGGGCGCCAACGACGAGATTTTGTACAGCCGGGCGGGCATGTTCGACTGGAACCCGGACGGCATCCTGATCAACCCGGCCCTCGGGATGAAGGTGCAGGGCTGGATGGCCGTCGACGGCGTCATCGGCCGCACCGACCGGGCGACGATGCAGGACATCCAGATCGTCCGGGGCACAGTGTCTTTGCCGCAGGCCACGACGAAAGTGACGTTTAAGGGGAACCTGGACGCGGCCGCAGAGGAAGACAGCACCTACGAGACCATCATCAACGCGTACGACTCCCTGGGCCGCGACATCCCCATCACGCTCCGCTTCACCAAGGGCGACGGCAACACCTGGACGGTGCAGTACTGGGATCCGGAGACCGAGGGCTGGTCTGAGGAGCACACGCTGGACTTCGGATCGGACGGCCGGATCCTGGGCCCTCAGGGTCCTAACGATGATGACCCGAGGCTCTGGACGATCACCATCACGGATCCCAACGACCAGGCGGACGACCTGGAGATCACCCTGGACTTCCGCAAGATCACCCAGGCCTACGACGCGTCCGGCTCCGGCGGCACCGCCCGTTCCACGGTGGAACTGGACACCCGCGACGGCCGGCCCATGGGCAGCCTGGAGGCGGTCTACGTCAACGAGCTCGGCGAGATTATCGGCCGGTACACCAACGGCGACTCCCAGCTGCTGGCCCAGATCGCCCTGGCCCACTTCAACAACATGGCCGGCCTCATCAAGGAGGGCAACTCCACCTTCGCCGAATCCCCGGCCTCGGGCGTGCCGCAGATCGGGACGGCCGGCACGGGCGGGCGCGGCACCCTGGTGCCGGGCAACCTGGAAGGGTCCAACGTCGACCTGGCGGGCCAGTTCACCGAGATGATCCTCACCCAGCGGGGTTATCAGGCCTCGGCGAGGGTCGTCAGCACTGCGGACGACATGCTGCAGGAGATCATCAACCTGAAGCGGTAA
- a CDS encoding flagellar hook capping FlgD N-terminal domain-containing protein translates to MSVNGVQGVQPGTASGAGQTAESRRPTDQLGKMEFLQLLVTQLRYQDPLNPIDDREFMAQLAQFSALEQMTENVRWARLSYGLSLVGAAVKYWGTEGQPEIGIVYAVRIDSGEPLLNLGNREIRLEQVIEVAPPSFEEE, encoded by the coding sequence ATGAGTGTGAACGGCGTTCAAGGGGTCCAGCCGGGTACGGCCTCCGGCGCCGGGCAGACCGCTGAGAGCAGGAGGCCCACCGACCAGCTGGGCAAGATGGAGTTCCTGCAGCTGCTGGTCACGCAGCTGCGGTATCAGGACCCGCTCAACCCCATCGACGACCGGGAGTTCATGGCGCAGCTCGCGCAGTTCTCGGCCCTGGAGCAGATGACCGAAAACGTCCGCTGGGCGCGGCTCAGCTACGGGCTCAGCCTCGTCGGCGCCGCGGTGAAGTACTGGGGGACCGAGGGGCAGCCGGAGATCGGCATCGTGTACGCCGTTCGGATCGACAGCGGTGAACCGCTGCTCAACCTCGGCAACCGGGAGATCCGGCTCGAGCAGGTGATCGAGGTCGCACCGCCCAGCTTCGAAGAAGAGTAA